From the Gouania willdenowi chromosome 24 unlocalized genomic scaffold, fGouWil2.1 scaffold_320_arrow_ctg1, whole genome shotgun sequence genome, the window gtagttggttttatgtatttttgttaccgttttacctatttttttttttttttttaagagtcaatttgtgtaattttgaataattctgtgcatttttgttgcagtATTTGTGTATACTGTCATTTGTGGGTTTTCTGAGTCTTTgagtgtaatttttgtgtgttttgggagtcatgttgtgttagttttcattttaattatctGTGGATTCTTAAATgaatcatttcaaaataaaatgtaaaaaagcacTTATTGGTCTTTATTAGCGTAAAGGCACTCAGTGACGGTTCAAGAAAAACAATATCAGTCGTTTTTAAAGCCATCCGATAATATTAACAAcaatagtaatattaataatcatcaGCAGCAGTGACATTTTCAGTTCTTTTGGAAGCGTTTCATTGATTCtattatattaaatataaatttaaacatttgaagactCACACAAACAACACTAGGAACACTTGCTAAACCTGCTCCTATCTAAATGTTCATAATAAGTGTAATTAGCTGTTAATCCCCGGCTCTCTGTCGTTGTAAATCACGCTGTCTGCtctgacaataaatcatgttttaaatacagaaatctgtagtctgcCCAAAAAAcctagagatttacatcaaatataaagccaattttcattagggaaggctacaaaggcagaaataattgaactaatgtatggacatcaattgcagcaagtttggtgataaaaataaacaaaggccAAAGATACATGActtgaaataaacaaacatccatttttattcaggtttctgctgtgccatgGGTAATGCTAAttttggttccactctttgatgcCGTTACGCAGGGCTGTTTATTCAGCAaagctttgaccaatcagaatgattgacacagCGTTGTAAAGCCCAGAACctgcagaaatgtgtgatatcaaacactatgatagtgggctttagccctggccaatcagaccTGGATAAAGAAGAGACCTGACATTTTATGCATGTGCGCTATGCGCTCATCGGACGGAGTTCTTGACTGAGACATAGATGCATCTGTGTAACGTTGGTATCTGTCTGGCGTCACAATttggatttattaaaatatggagttttatgcacattggagtAACTTTTGATAAGAACGTACGTAACATACCTGACCTGTACTATCACGTAGTATCTGTGTTGATTTTGTGAAGCATAGAACTGAAAAAGTCTAAGTTTTcaacttttccctctttgaacgTAATGGCCTGGTTTGGgtgctgtggtcttttgttctgaatgtgggCAGGCTACAGGCCCAGATGTTCACTttcacagctttactcacagatggctgctTTTCTGCCAAGTCAGCATTTctagaatgaataaatgaaaaataatgaaaaactttctttgttctttttcttcaaTCTGACCATCTTTTATCTGTTGTTCTTCCTCGTTTTCCCCACAGCACTGACTTTCCCACAGACAGTGATCCATGTGGTGTTTCTCCTGCTTTCATTCAGTGATATGTTTGTTCTCTAACATGTTTTCCATGcagggaagtgtgtgtgtgtatgggtggttaaaaagctccgaCCTCGGTTCCCCAGGCCCTGCTGGAGgtctgggaggaagaggaggaggaagggtgGAGGAAGGGGAATCCTCCGTGGAACGGGAAGGGAAAGGATGCAGAGAAGGAGAGCGGAGCAGGAGGACAGCAGAGCACCTCTCCTGCTCTGTCCATCATTGGCTGGTACGACAGTGGGCAGAGCATGTGAAATGGGGTGGGCGGAGCCAACGGTTGCTGGGAACAGTGGGCGGAGCTTGTGAGCGCGGCAGCGTCTCGTTGGGTGCTGCAGGAGGTTAGGTGAGACAGGAGGCGAGACCTCAGCAGGTCTCCGGAGTCCAGTGCCTCCCTGGAGCTCAGGTAACGAGAAACCTCACTCACACACTCCCTGAAACCCAACGACAGGAAGTCCAGAGCCAGAGCGTGGGCGTCCAACAGGCCTGCAGACGGAgaagagagagtgagagagttTCAccacaggcttttattttgaagggcaaTGCTTTCATGCATTTTAAAGGACCAACATTTATACAAATGACGTTTTTGAAACTGAAAAACAAGGTTTCATTCCTCCCAGTAGCACTGCTACGcactaagctaacccaaacatttggGACTGGTGGCTGCATGCTATGCTAACAAAACATGTagaactggttgctacatgctaagctaacctaaacatgtgagactggctgctgcatgctaagctaacctaaacatgtaggactggttgctacaagCTATGCTAACCAATATTGTCTATCCATTGCATGCTAAGCTAAAAAAACATGTGggctggttgctacatgctaagctaaccaaacatatatGACTGGCTGTTAAAAGCTGAGcttaaccaaacatgtgggacaggTAGCTATGTTTAAGCTAACCCAAAAaaatttacgtcagatatttgtttagaccagcagagggcgctggtaacccagtggtcggttggcatgcagttattccaccagtgaagaagagaagctacgctagcagacagagctaatagaaaaacatgacttttacagatattcacgtaatattacagatattctttcggtgctaaaggagtaaagaatcatttatgagcatgtttaacagtaaatggcggccaggaagaaaatagtagcagattccgcccgtcacgtccgcttctggaaggattaatatatagcgccctctgctgtttaaaaaaagtactgcgattcaattttcagagcatcgatgtgaaccgtggtacctatgaatcgatttttaactgccttacgattaatcgttacatccctagtgactAGTCACTGCATGtaaagctaacccaaacatgcaGCATGGTGTGTAAACAGACGCTAGCAGGTGTtgcattaattaattttaatcagagattgtttcttcttttccaGAGTGACTTTGGGCACCTTTTCCTCCGGCGTTCTGAAGCATCTTCAGATGATCCACGGTCATCTGTAAGATCTCTGCCTTCTCCAGCTTGGATGAGCCCTGCAGAAACCCATCCAAGGTCAAATGATTcattatatttctttatttacagACTTTTTGAATTTAGAAATTAGCACACAATCGATTAAAAAGAGAATCCAACTTGATCTATCCAGAGACAAAACCTATAACAATGTCTATCTTGTCATTCTGACTTTAAAATATTGCTCTAATAATGTTAAGTTCCaagtttttaactgttttatttacattttgttgtgTGTACACACCAAACATGATGCAAAGTatgaataataacaacaaaggaagctaagaacacacaaaacaacaacaaaaacaaacaaactgacacCAAAGgctcacaaaataacaacaaaaatgcatataaagagagaaaaatataaaaaattgacAGTAATAATGCTGTGATTGGTTggattctaaatgctaacatgaatgttgatcatgtgaccctcagatcagatacaatcatgtTTGTGGCCGTGCTGTGAGAATAGTGTCCCAGCCCTAATCTGatgttatttgtttgtgttttgggcCTTTGGGAGTTATTGTGGGGTAAAGTAGATTTTAGCAGAAGATCAAAGGACACAAAGGTCATAAAGTAGATTTTTAGCAGAAGATCAAAGGACACAAAGGTCGTAAAGTAGATTTTTAGCAGAAGATCAAAGGACACAAAGGTCGTAAAGTAGATTTTTAGCAGAAGATCAAAGGACACAAACGTCGTAAAGTAGATTTTTAGCAGAAGATCAAAGGACATAAATGTCGTAAAGTAGATTTTAGCAGAAGATCAAAGGACACAAAGGTTGTACAGTAGGTTTTTAGCAGATGATCAAAGGACACAAAGGTCCTAAAGCAGATTTTTAGCAGTAGATCAAAAGACACAAAGCAAAGTGATGCTCACCTGCTTCTCCGCCGCTGTCGGTACAAGTCTGCGTAGCTCCGACAGGCTGTGGTTAATCCGATCCCTGCGTCTTTTCTCGATGATCTGACAGGAGaaaaacagaaagctaacactgACACGCCCTGCATGGGTGAGCCTTCAGCGGAGCCTCACCCCTCTGCGCTTCTTCCTCGCCGTCATCTGAGTGGTGGAGGTTGGAGATCCACATGTGAGGAAAGACACCTTCATGTGCCTGGAAGACACCGACAGAATTAATGATAAATAACCcgggatttccactggatacgtctccgctgcgccacggcaccgatctggtatttcaccgctgtccgccgtctggtaattcacaccggttgcgttttgagtgcgccgcggtgcgctccggttgaacgactgttacgtcacgagacagagccgTTCTCATGATCTTTATATAATCGCgagagaacgcagttaaatgtatgtgttataaacgcaacaataaacaggtcagtgttcctaacaaaggagaacaagaaggttggactctggtttTGTCAtagacattttttatcaacagccaacagagaagagataaaactgtaaaaccagtaaaacatgaactaaagttgctgcagtttacagagagttacagtatgagaggaaacaatatagtggatgtgaatttgtttttacacattatgacgttttggtgataaTGTGTaaaatctgaagtgttttattttgaaaagtaacctaatattttattgtggagtatgtgcttaatttcctgtttagcttcatttgctctgtgctgattgatgcatcgtgctccggtgtccgtcAGAAATATAAGTGCTGCGTATATGTGGTGGAGGGCACTGGACTaccacatctgggaaggagcaaaCACATAGAAaataacacatagactaaagtggaaacctatcagctctggtgacgtaacgcagcggagccgcatccagtggaaactggGGATAAGAATTAATTCATTCCTGTTGATTGGAAATTTGATCATTGTGAGAGTCCCTGtaattttaattagttttttaaaattcatttttatttcttttgttgtctttttacatataagtcatttttaatcttggtgtaatttttgtccagttattggagtcattttgtgtgtatttgtcatcCTTGGGTTATAAATTGGGTTTTTTGCATTATGTGTTGCATTTTGGACCTGATGTAAAATATTGCACTCAGGAAACTTTGAAATATAgaagtgaaatttaaaaaaaatgttttttttaacaaagaaaaTTAATTGCATCTAAAAAATCCCAATTCATACAACGCAGCTGGAAAGaatgtcattttctccatttgggttttttccttttttttattggttctGGATTTACTTTTTACTctgtaaaaaaatcaattttaatgaGTAAAAACAACACCACAATATTCTGTTTCCAAATGTAAGTTTTTCAAAATATCTTTGTATTCTTGTCACAATGCAATAAGTGATCATTTTGTGGGAGTTTGGGGGACCTTTCACcgatggaggtagatttgtcttatttattcaataaaaaataaaaaaaatcaattgaagaaaaaaaaagtgttcaaatgcaattatttgggtttcAAATATAGTTTCTGCATTGGAAAActgttttctttgattaaaaatacttatttatgattgaaataattttttttgattggataattttttttgttgttgactgaattaaactttttttgattgaaaatatttttttttttttttttttaaagttttttgttttttatatggaAAAGGTTTTTAGACACAAATCTACTTCCATACTCACTCAGAGCGCTCACAGCCCACATCGATGTCTTCCTCCGGCTCACTGTCAGCGGAGCTGCTGTCCTCGCACGGCCGCTTCATGGCACTCGGACGGCGGGTCGCTCTGCGTTCTGTCCCCGGGGTGAGCTGCAAAGCTTTGGCTCAAGTTTAAATTCAATTCTcacttttgaaaaaacaacaacaaaaaagcagcTAGAAATCAATGTATTAATGTCCTGCAGCGGGTAGAAGAAAATCTCAATAAAGAGATTATTTACAACTCTTGATTGTTTTGTGAAAACAAATCCAAACTGTGTAAAAATGAGTGAATTCCAGATGTTTTGAGCGGTGCGTGTCAGGCGAGCTGTCCAGGTCAGGAGGTTTCTGCTCCGGCTGCAGTTGAACTGATGACCACTgagccttcctcctcctcctcctcctcctcctcctcctcctcctcctcctcttagTTTCCCACGGACCCTGGGagctgcacacgcacacacgcacgtgcaGCATAGATGTCTATTGTCTGCAGCCTTTTTGTGACGCGAGTGTGCATGATTTCCACTGGAGGGTCAGGGCCCCACAAAGGGCCACAGACTGCTCCTCTGAGGATCTTAGTTTGCTTCGTGCAGCACGTTATACTAGCACTTCTTACAAATAATACTTCagttttcaatcatttttacctactctaaggcaggggttctcaaccttgaggtcaggaccccatttggggttgcaggacactgggagggggtcgccagataccttcaaaaaactaagaacttttttttctaacaatttcagcccatttttgcttatttttttacaatgtttttgctactacaccaaacttgccatattttaacctattttcatcacatatctttgctcattttaatgcagttttgctacattactcccatttttgccacttctcaatcacatttcaatgacactttgaacccttccACCACctattccaccatttttggtgacttttaaccaattttagttctgatttaaaaaaaaaaaggatttatatttttaagatATGACTATTCACTACATGTTTGAGCCCGAAACCCCAAcacacttttttccaattttgagtagctggcatgtccaccataATGTCCCATAATgaggtgagacatctcatgaaatattatgaaatagaacctcCTTacaaaattgtccatatctcaaaaagtattcatccgatcaaactaaaaaaaatacagtgtgactattgaattattaaggaacaattggtgaACATTTCAGAGTTGTATGAGACTGAAGtgtgtgggccatttgttgaaatgatatgaagttgttttgtatatttttcagggtttttttttttgttgtttttttgtaatcgtcttgtgtatttttggattatttctgtgtttactttgcacaaaatgaaacaaagaggGTTTGACGCCTGTGTTACTTACGTTTATGgtgctttttactttttaaagatGAGTCGTGCAagtctttttgtgttgtttttgatctgatttttttaaaacgatcaattgataataaaaaaaattaaatttcctTTAAATGAGTAAAAGCAAAAGTGACCTTGATCTAAAAGTAGAGCGGGTCTTAATAAtgcgagcacacacacacacacacacacacactgatctttCTT encodes:
- the LOC114458264 gene encoding hairy/enhancer-of-split related with YRPW motif protein 2-like, which translates into the protein MKRPCEDSSSADSEPEEDIDVGCERSEHMKVSFLTCGSPTSTTQMTARKKRRGIIEKRRRDRINHSLSELRRLVPTAAEKQGSSKLEKAEILQMTVDHLKMLQNAGGKGLLDAHALALDFLSLGFRECVSEVSRYLSSREALDSGDLLRSRLLSHLTSCSTQRDAAALTSSAHCSQQPLAPPTPFHMLCPLSYQPMMDRAGEVLCCPPAPLSFSASFPFPFHGGFPFLHPSSSSSSQTSSRAWGTEVGAF